The Streptomyces achromogenes genome window below encodes:
- a CDS encoding phosphatase PAP2 family protein, producing MQSRVFSRTKGPQAVLWAAVGVAALGLFVALEIVARHYGLPGPITSQAREVIFPPKSGGLLYASMALMLVVVDWRQRFIAVGAAIAIDVGFLLVRWAADIKVTEGHPFGNGALWVTLGCAVVALTRRTGRDRALLLKGAGLALLLMAGRKTGDTWLLITSTTRPTVLDQYVAIADHALGNPSWLVGRAVTATGAIGFNVLDFVYGQLPVAAVLVALYQLRNVAAERRFPRHHLVRTFLAIGLLGPGIYMIFPVVGPVFAYGDGSEHWAAVSLWQESHSSVQWAVADLWPTTPPPISPPHPMSFDGVTPRNCMPSLHTAWATAIFIHTRRGPRALRYAGAFWLVATLAATLGFGFHYGADILAGVVFTLTIEGALRAHDRGWSPSGVRLVAYGTTVFAALLLSYRYLPLEMAGHPWFYGPLLVLATVSVVYAYLRTTAAWEPKPVLPRQAEPQQHASAVKPL from the coding sequence ATGCAGTCACGGGTGTTCTCGCGAACCAAGGGGCCGCAGGCCGTCCTGTGGGCGGCGGTCGGCGTGGCGGCGCTCGGGCTCTTCGTCGCGCTGGAGATCGTCGCGCGTCACTACGGCCTGCCGGGGCCGATCACCAGCCAGGCGCGCGAGGTGATATTCCCTCCCAAATCGGGCGGCCTGCTGTACGCCAGCATGGCGTTGATGCTGGTGGTGGTGGACTGGCGGCAGCGGTTCATCGCGGTCGGCGCCGCGATCGCCATAGACGTCGGCTTCCTGCTGGTCCGGTGGGCGGCCGACATCAAGGTGACGGAGGGCCATCCCTTCGGCAACGGGGCGCTGTGGGTGACCCTCGGCTGCGCGGTCGTCGCCCTCACGCGCCGCACCGGCCGTGATCGCGCCCTGCTGCTGAAGGGCGCCGGGCTGGCCCTGCTGCTGATGGCCGGCCGCAAGACCGGGGACACCTGGCTGCTGATCACCTCCACGACCCGCCCGACGGTGCTCGACCAGTACGTGGCGATCGCCGATCACGCGCTGGGCAACCCGTCGTGGCTCGTGGGCCGGGCCGTCACGGCCACCGGCGCGATCGGCTTCAACGTCCTCGACTTCGTCTACGGTCAACTGCCGGTGGCGGCGGTCCTGGTCGCGCTGTACCAACTCCGCAACGTGGCGGCCGAACGCCGCTTTCCGCGCCATCACCTGGTGCGCACGTTCCTGGCGATCGGGCTCCTCGGCCCGGGCATCTACATGATCTTCCCGGTGGTCGGGCCGGTCTTCGCCTACGGCGACGGCAGCGAACACTGGGCCGCGGTCAGCCTGTGGCAGGAGTCGCACTCCAGCGTGCAGTGGGCGGTGGCCGATCTGTGGCCGACGACGCCGCCGCCGATCAGCCCCCCGCACCCGATGTCGTTCGACGGGGTCACCCCGCGCAACTGCATGCCCAGCCTGCACACGGCGTGGGCCACCGCGATCTTCATACACACCCGCAGGGGCCCGCGGGCGCTGCGTTACGCCGGTGCGTTCTGGCTGGTCGCCACGCTCGCGGCGACGCTGGGGTTCGGCTTCCACTACGGCGCGGACATCCTCGCCGGCGTGGTGTTCACGCTCACGATCGAGGGAGCCCTGCGCGCGCACGATCGCGGTTGGTCGCCGTCCGGCGTCCGGCTGGTCGCGTACGGCACGACGGTGTTCGCCGCGCTCCTGCTGTCGTACCGCTACCTGCCGCTGGAGATGGCCGGGCATCCGTGGTTCTACGGACCGCTCCTCGTCCTGGCGACGGTCTCCGTCGTCTACGCCTATCTGCGGACCACAGCGGCGTGGGAACCGAAGCCGGTGCTGCCCCGCCAGGCGGAGCCGCAGCAACACGCGTCCGCGGTGAAACCGCTGTAG
- a CDS encoding MBL fold metallo-hydrolase, which yields MNDSRLRRPSAVRTLRVGEMKVSYVPDGAMLLKPAGIPPAAVDRHWSRYGAYLNDTRRLVANTGGLLVEHGARALLIDAGFGPRAVPEDPAHPDRGAVHGGSLPGNLALLGRSPDDIETVAFTHLHPDHVGWACVDPPLFTRAAFVIPKAEWDHRDPALTALEPRTTPVVPGEEIFPGVQALALPGHPAGHTGFVIASHGARLLAFGDALLSSLQIRHPEWSAVSDADPAGSERHRRSLIAELLRPDTLGFGIHFADVVFGRVRPHGDGDGAVWHPL from the coding sequence GTGAACGACAGCCGCCTGCGCAGGCCCTCCGCCGTGCGCACCCTGCGCGTGGGGGAGATGAAGGTCAGCTACGTGCCCGACGGGGCGATGCTGCTGAAGCCGGCCGGCATTCCGCCCGCCGCCGTCGACCGGCACTGGAGCAGGTACGGCGCCTATCTCAACGACACGCGCCGCCTCGTCGCCAACACCGGCGGTCTGCTCGTCGAGCACGGGGCCCGGGCTCTGCTGATCGACGCCGGGTTCGGGCCGCGCGCGGTACCGGAGGACCCCGCTCACCCCGACCGGGGCGCGGTGCACGGCGGGTCGCTGCCCGGCAACCTGGCCCTGCTCGGCCGGTCGCCCGACGACATCGAGACGGTGGCCTTCACCCACCTGCACCCCGACCACGTCGGCTGGGCCTGCGTCGACCCGCCCCTGTTCACCCGGGCGGCCTTCGTGATCCCCAAGGCCGAGTGGGACCACCGCGATCCGGCGCTCACCGCTCTCGAACCCCGGACCACGCCGGTGGTCCCCGGCGAGGAGATCTTCCCCGGGGTCCAGGCCCTGGCCCTGCCCGGCCACCCCGCCGGGCACACCGGCTTCGTCATCGCCTCGCACGGCGCCCGCCTGCTCGCCTTCGGCGACGCCCTGCTCTCCTCGCTCCAGATCCGGCACCCCGAGTGGTCCGCGGTGTCCGACGCCGACCCCGCCGGGTCCGAGCGCCACCGCCGCAGCCTGATCGCCGAACTCCTGCGCCCGGACACCCTCGGCTTCGGCATCCACTTCGCGGACGTGGTCTTCGGCCGGGTACGACCGCACGGCGACGGCGACGGCGCGGTCTGGCACCCGCTGTGA
- a CDS encoding MFS transporter yields MAVTESSPPVHSVQEAAAPPAPAADGAVFGTHEWLVLITLCCATFMCGLDFSIVTVALPDIGTALGFSSAGTLGWVATASLLPSASLLPLFARVADLIGRKRLFTLGVAVFTLFSLGAALANSPGMLIAARIGQGTAAAMIAPSAIALMTGYFQEGPKRARALGLNGAVMSLGFVFGALGGGVITNGFSWRWTMVALCVMGALALAGALALPAIHESGAARRMDIPGAILATLGLFGLVYGISTGGDEGWTQPAALGPIVGGLVLLVAFLLVERRHPEPLVPLSVLNRPSVKWSGLFGVITFGMCAGTTVLLSLYMQDVLGFTALQAGLSYLGEGAAATLGGMYVARLLGRFGGVRVLAAGLLIQGAGTVAMFALPQDVNLAALLATSSVMGLGHVFSVVSFITVMTTGVTEEDQGVVGGLSQLPQYVAAIGVSGLSAIAAARTNALSSGAVPSRADILGGLHAGMVTAGVVALAGALLVGVVLRKRTTV; encoded by the coding sequence ATGGCCGTCACCGAATCCTCACCCCCCGTCCACTCCGTCCAGGAGGCCGCCGCACCGCCCGCACCCGCCGCCGACGGCGCCGTCTTCGGCACACACGAGTGGCTGGTGCTGATCACCCTGTGCTGCGCCACCTTCATGTGCGGCCTGGACTTCTCCATCGTCACCGTCGCCCTGCCCGACATCGGCACCGCCCTCGGCTTCTCCTCCGCGGGCACCCTGGGTTGGGTGGCCACCGCCAGCCTGCTGCCGTCGGCGAGCCTGCTGCCGCTGTTCGCCCGGGTCGCCGACCTGATCGGCCGCAAGCGGCTGTTCACCCTCGGCGTCGCCGTCTTCACCCTGTTCTCCCTCGGCGCCGCCCTCGCGAACAGCCCCGGCATGCTGATCGCCGCCCGCATCGGCCAGGGCACCGCCGCCGCGATGATCGCCCCGTCCGCCATCGCCCTGATGACCGGCTACTTCCAGGAGGGCCCCAAGCGCGCCCGCGCCCTGGGTCTCAACGGCGCCGTCATGTCGCTCGGCTTCGTGTTCGGCGCGCTCGGCGGCGGTGTCATCACCAACGGCTTCAGCTGGCGCTGGACCATGGTCGCGCTGTGCGTGATGGGGGCGCTGGCCCTGGCCGGCGCGCTGGCCCTGCCGGCGATCCACGAGTCCGGCGCCGCCCGCCGCATGGACATCCCCGGCGCGATCCTGGCCACGCTCGGTCTGTTCGGCCTGGTCTACGGCATCTCCACCGGCGGCGACGAGGGCTGGACGCAGCCCGCGGCGCTCGGCCCGATCGTCGGCGGCCTGGTGCTGCTGGTCGCGTTCCTGCTGGTCGAGCGGCGCCACCCGGAGCCGCTGGTGCCGCTGTCCGTGCTGAACCGGCCGTCCGTGAAGTGGTCGGGGCTGTTCGGCGTCATCACCTTCGGCATGTGCGCCGGCACGACCGTCCTGCTGAGCCTGTACATGCAGGACGTGCTGGGCTTCACCGCCCTCCAGGCCGGTCTGAGCTATCTCGGCGAGGGCGCCGCCGCCACCCTCGGGGGCATGTACGTCGCCCGGCTGCTCGGCCGGTTCGGCGGGGTGAGGGTGCTGGCCGCGGGCCTGCTCATCCAGGGCGCCGGCACGGTGGCGATGTTCGCCCTGCCCCAGGACGTGAACCTGGCCGCCCTGCTCGCCACCTCCTCCGTCATGGGACTCGGCCACGTCTTCAGCGTCGTCTCCTTCATCACCGTGATGACCACCGGCGTCACCGAGGAGGACCAGGGCGTCGTCGGCGGACTGTCGCAGCTGCCGCAGTACGTGGCCGCGATCGGCGTCTCGGGTCTGAGCGCGATCGCCGCCGCCCGCACCAACGCCCTCTCGTCGGGCGCCGTCCCGTCCCGCGCCGACATCCTGGGCGGCCTGCACGCGGGCATGGTCACCGCCGGTGTCGTCGCCCTCGCCGGCGCCCTCCTCGTCGGCGTCGTACTCCGCAAGCGGACCACGGTCTAG
- a CDS encoding LysR family transcriptional regulator: MERQEIEIFLTLAEELHFGRTAERVGVSQSRVSQTIARLERRIGAKLFDRTSRQVVLTPIGEQLGDDLAPAWRGVEEAVARAMAAGRGITGSLRIGFSGAFTGHLLHSIAEGFGRRYPGVDVQIRQVQISDPYGPLRTGDVELQVTEPPVSEPDLTLGPVLVSQQRVLLMASGHPFTRRASVSVEDLAEATLLTVAGNVPTHWLDHHFPRQTPSGRPIPHGQAMTHWEDALSLVLAGKGVTPVAAAGAHYYSRPGLVFRPFSDAPDIDYAFVWPTGHETARLRAFVQVAMERVRAVGGPSRAVESLWTEGEKGV, encoded by the coding sequence ATGGAACGCCAGGAGATCGAGATTTTCCTGACCCTCGCGGAGGAACTGCACTTCGGGAGGACCGCCGAGCGGGTGGGCGTCTCGCAGAGTCGGGTCAGCCAGACCATCGCCCGGCTGGAGCGCCGTATCGGCGCCAAGCTGTTCGACCGCACCAGCCGTCAGGTCGTCCTCACGCCCATCGGGGAGCAGCTCGGGGACGATCTCGCGCCCGCGTGGCGCGGGGTCGAGGAAGCGGTCGCCCGGGCCATGGCGGCCGGGCGGGGCATCACCGGCTCGCTGCGCATCGGGTTCTCCGGCGCGTTCACGGGCCATCTGCTGCACAGCATCGCCGAGGGGTTCGGGCGCCGGTACCCGGGTGTGGACGTGCAGATCCGGCAGGTGCAGATCTCGGACCCGTACGGTCCGCTGCGCACCGGGGACGTCGAGCTCCAGGTCACCGAACCCCCGGTGTCGGAGCCGGATCTGACGCTGGGTCCGGTGCTGGTGTCGCAGCAGAGGGTGCTGCTGATGGCGTCCGGGCACCCGTTCACGCGGCGGGCGTCGGTGAGCGTGGAGGACCTGGCGGAGGCGACGCTGCTGACGGTCGCCGGGAACGTGCCGACGCACTGGCTGGACCACCACTTCCCGCGGCAGACGCCGTCGGGACGGCCCATCCCGCACGGGCAGGCGATGACGCACTGGGAGGACGCGCTCTCCCTGGTTCTCGCCGGCAAGGGCGTGACGCCGGTGGCGGCGGCCGGCGCGCACTACTACAGCCGTCCCGGCCTGGTCTTCAGGCCGTTCTCGGACGCCCCGGACATCGACTACGCCTTCGTCTGGCCCACCGGCCACGAGACGGCGCGGCTACGGGCCTTCGTCCAGGTGGCCATGGAGCGGGTCCGCGCGGTGGGCGGCCCCTCGCGCGCCGTGGAGAGCCTGTGGACGGAGGGGGAGAAGGGCGTCTGA
- a CDS encoding AfsR/SARP family transcriptional regulator has translation MEFRVLGPIDIREQGRDVTPSAPKQRQVLALLMAKANHRVSVPALLSEVWDGEPPRTATTALQTYIGAIRKALAAGAGASAREIADHRLVTDGNGYVLRLRPDEWDRPRFERLVLEARGLLDGREAHAAAEMLGEALAIWRGAPFGNVRLGSRLTVQARVLNEAHLAACEARIDALLLCRRFQEAVGEAVALVDEHPYHENLHTQLMRALYASGRRAAALEVYQSLHRRMTDDLGIPPSPSTTTLHHVMLQDSPDQRYLAAAGAGSLQ, from the coding sequence GTGGAGTTCCGTGTCCTCGGACCGATCGACATCCGCGAGCAGGGGCGTGACGTCACCCCCAGCGCACCCAAGCAACGGCAGGTGCTCGCCCTGCTCATGGCGAAGGCCAACCACCGCGTCTCCGTGCCGGCGCTGCTGAGCGAGGTGTGGGACGGCGAGCCGCCCCGCACCGCGACCACCGCCCTGCAGACGTACATCGGGGCGATACGCAAGGCGCTGGCAGCCGGCGCCGGCGCCAGCGCCCGTGAGATCGCCGACCACCGGCTGGTCACCGACGGCAACGGCTATGTGCTGCGGCTGCGGCCCGACGAATGGGACCGGCCCCGCTTCGAGCGGCTGGTCCTGGAGGCCCGGGGCCTGCTGGACGGGCGCGAGGCGCACGCCGCCGCCGAGATGCTCGGCGAGGCCCTCGCGATCTGGCGCGGGGCGCCCTTCGGCAACGTCCGGCTCGGCAGCCGGCTCACCGTGCAGGCCCGGGTGCTGAACGAGGCGCACCTCGCCGCCTGCGAGGCACGGATCGACGCGCTGCTGCTGTGCCGGCGCTTCCAGGAGGCCGTAGGGGAGGCCGTCGCCCTGGTCGACGAACACCCGTACCACGAGAACCTGCACACCCAGCTGATGCGGGCGCTCTACGCCTCGGGCCGCCGGGCCGCCGCGCTGGAGGTCTACCAGTCACTGCACCGCCGGATGACCGACGACCTCGGCATCCCCCCGTCGCCCTCCACCACGACGCTCCACCACGTGATGCTCCAGGACAGCCCCGACCAGCGCTATCTCGCCGCCGCGGGCGCGGGAAGCCTCCAGTGA
- a CDS encoding IS701 family transposase, translated as MHPATERVPPPAQRLFAHLPRADQRRWAGVYLRGLLTTQGKKSLRRIAASVTPSPTAPQSLQQFVNDSAWPWRPVRAELARWVAEHTAPHAWTLAPVVIPKRGALSAGVHRRFVPAVGRTVNCQLAVGAFLSGDLGDLSVDWRLYLPRRWTEDAALRHQARIPEVTGHATATELCLALADRLARTTPEMPPVVVHTDGHIDAAAVIEGLDARGLDWIVALPDTLPLAPAPVTDPHPADTTGAHTVPEPADDLLRRHARPSVTTPLAPGRPRFGTLRVHLPAHHRPALLVGVWTTPRPRPDRVWLTNLPPAWQSRALAVIGSATAARVGVAEAELGLHDFAGRSYPGWHRHATLVSVASAHRRLGHEVCLAPGGG; from the coding sequence ATGCATCCGGCCACCGAGCGCGTTCCGCCGCCGGCCCAGCGGCTCTTCGCCCATCTGCCGCGGGCCGACCAACGACGGTGGGCCGGCGTCTACTTGCGGGGACTGCTGACCACCCAGGGCAAGAAGTCACTGCGGCGCATAGCGGCCTCGGTGACGCCGTCCCCGACGGCGCCCCAGTCGCTGCAGCAGTTCGTCAACGACAGCGCCTGGCCCTGGCGGCCGGTCCGCGCCGAACTCGCCCGTTGGGTCGCCGAGCACACCGCCCCGCACGCCTGGACGCTCGCCCCCGTGGTCATCCCCAAGCGCGGCGCGCTGTCCGCCGGCGTCCACCGGCGCTTCGTCCCCGCCGTCGGACGCACCGTCAACTGCCAGCTCGCCGTGGGCGCGTTCCTCTCCGGCGACCTCGGCGACCTGTCCGTGGACTGGCGGCTGTACCTGCCCCGGCGCTGGACCGAGGACGCCGCGCTGCGCCACCAGGCCCGTATCCCCGAGGTCACCGGCCACGCCACCGCGACCGAGCTGTGCCTCGCCCTGGCCGACCGACTGGCGCGTACCACGCCCGAGATGCCGCCGGTCGTCGTCCACACGGACGGACACATCGACGCCGCTGCCGTGATCGAGGGCCTCGACGCCCGCGGCCTGGACTGGATCGTGGCCCTCCCCGACACCCTGCCCCTGGCGCCCGCCCCGGTCACCGACCCCCACCCGGCCGACACGACCGGAGCGCACACGGTTCCGGAGCCGGCGGACGACCTGCTGCGGCGGCACGCCCGGCCCTCCGTGACCACCCCCCTCGCCCCCGGGCGGCCCCGGTTCGGCACCCTGCGGGTGCACCTGCCGGCGCACCACCGGCCGGCCCTGCTGGTCGGCGTCTGGACCACTCCCCGCCCACGGCCCGACCGGGTCTGGCTGACCAACCTGCCCCCGGCGTGGCAGAGCCGGGCCCTCGCGGTCATCGGCTCCGCCACGGCCGCGCGGGTCGGGGTCGCCGAGGCCGAACTGGGCCTGCACGACTTCGCGGGCCGGTCGTACCCCGGCTGGCACCGGCACGCCACGCTGGTGTCCGTCGCCTCGGCCCACCGCAGGCTCGGGCACGAGGTGTGCCTCGCCCCGGGCGGCGGCTGA
- a CDS encoding TetR family transcriptional regulator — MARQERAEQTRQRIVRAASAEFAEHGYDGTSLHRIVRSAGVTMGALTFHFPSKSALADAVQEAGTTATREVMRGTAAAPGLRAVLDEVLTLADALRGTQSIRAAARLTREGHAADHGWYDSWVPGLREALERAWYEERLDAGLTPVAAASLLSHILLGVEAAATAPDALRTATGDGPEESLAQALKALGALLAPSAAPSPPAAPSPSAAPVPSPSAAPAPSGAPAPSAAAGPATD, encoded by the coding sequence GTGGCGAGACAGGAGAGGGCCGAGCAGACCCGGCAGCGGATCGTCAGGGCCGCGTCCGCCGAATTCGCCGAGCACGGCTACGACGGCACCTCCCTGCACCGGATCGTCAGATCGGCCGGTGTCACGATGGGCGCGCTGACCTTCCACTTCCCCAGCAAGTCGGCGCTGGCGGACGCCGTCCAGGAGGCCGGCACGACCGCCACCCGCGAGGTGATGCGGGGCACCGCCGCCGCGCCGGGACTGCGGGCCGTGCTCGACGAGGTGCTGACCCTGGCCGACGCGCTGCGCGGCACCCAGAGCATCCGCGCGGCCGCCAGGCTCACCCGCGAGGGGCACGCCGCCGATCACGGCTGGTACGACTCCTGGGTCCCCGGCCTGCGCGAGGCACTGGAGCGGGCCTGGTACGAGGAGCGCCTGGACGCCGGACTGACCCCGGTGGCGGCCGCCTCCCTGCTCTCCCACATCCTGCTCGGCGTCGAAGCCGCGGCCACCGCCCCGGACGCACTGCGCACGGCCACCGGCGACGGTCCCGAGGAAAGCCTGGCGCAGGCCCTGAAGGCACTGGGCGCCCTGCTCGCCCCCTCGGCCGCTCCCTCACCCCCGGCCGCCCCCTCCCCCTCGGCCGCCCCGGTCCCCTCCCCCTCGGCCGCCCCCGCTCCCTCGGGCGCTCCCGCTCCCTCGGCCGCCGCCGGCCCGGCCACCGACTGA
- a CDS encoding SDR family NAD(P)-dependent oxidoreductase, whose product MIEQPYVMSDRVVMITGASSGIGAAAARLFAEHGAAVVLTARRREQLASVAEEIEAKGGRAAYVPGDIRSGEDVERVVETALRRFGRLDAAFNNAGYGTLGTELHEMSDDDYDAVMDVNVRGVWNCMRHQIRAMLGTGGGAIVNTASVAGLIATGVGAPYVAAKHAVIGLTKAAAASYGDRGIRVNALAVGSTLTEMMESAIAQMPGVEQTFFARAVQKRFAAPVEVAQAALWLCSDAASFVTGATVPVDGGTLAV is encoded by the coding sequence ATGATCGAACAACCGTACGTGATGAGTGACCGGGTCGTCATGATCACCGGAGCGTCGTCGGGCATCGGCGCCGCCGCGGCCCGGCTCTTCGCCGAGCACGGCGCGGCGGTCGTGCTCACGGCCCGCCGCCGGGAACAACTCGCCTCCGTGGCCGAGGAGATCGAGGCCAAGGGAGGCCGGGCGGCGTACGTCCCCGGGGACATCCGCAGCGGCGAGGACGTCGAACGGGTCGTGGAGACCGCGCTGCGCCGCTTCGGCCGCCTGGACGCCGCCTTCAACAACGCCGGCTACGGCACGCTCGGCACCGAACTGCACGAGATGTCGGACGACGACTACGACGCCGTCATGGACGTCAACGTCCGAGGTGTCTGGAACTGCATGCGCCACCAGATCCGCGCCATGCTGGGCACCGGCGGCGGGGCCATCGTGAACACCGCGAGCGTGGCCGGCCTGATCGCCACCGGGGTGGGCGCGCCCTATGTGGCCGCCAAACACGCGGTGATCGGCCTGACCAAGGCCGCGGCGGCCTCGTACGGGGACCGGGGCATCCGGGTCAACGCCCTGGCGGTGGGCAGCACGCTCACCGAGATGATGGAATCAGCCATAGCGCAGATGCCCGGCGTGGAGCAGACGTTCTTCGCGCGTGCCGTGCAGAAGCGGTTCGCCGCCCCCGTCGAGGTGGCGCAGGCGGCGCTGTGGCTGTGCAGCGACGCGGCGTCGTTCGTGACCGGCGCGACCGTCCCGGTGGACGGCGGCACGCTGGCCGTCTGA
- a CDS encoding ScbR family autoregulator-binding transcription factor, whose protein sequence is MAQANTNRAPKQERAIHTREQLLRAAAEVFDEYGYAGAGINKILQRAGVTAGALYFHFKDKQNLAMEVMNAQRGTIEPHVPTTGLQRLVDITLIWSHSLQADPMLRAGVRLTGEQAAFGLQDATPYAVWARSFEECLEAARAQGELREHVRIGELAEFVVGACTGMQEYAQVVSRRGRPAAPDGEHVAPAAARRRHRRGARRDREQRGARSVPVDVRERARPRGGTRIMTDRPHRPHRLRLAAVNIDGVLLADTFSPLIHRFVTRRGGVYSADVERSVFSQRQADAGRAMAAAVPQPMTGEEALAAYFEERAAHLAEHPVEVTEGAEALLRRLRAAGLEVVCYGGLAKTHFDEHLGAYADLFTPPHYICTNDVRPGLREITARFGLEHGQVLFIDDVARVAEAARALGAPFIGRPSRFAHSHQAELMREAGARHLVDGLDEIDHTLLRALDEEAAAGTLWPAGTGERVPTAR, encoded by the coding sequence ATGGCACAAGCGAACACGAATCGCGCGCCCAAACAGGAGCGCGCGATTCACACCCGAGAACAGCTGCTGCGGGCGGCCGCCGAGGTCTTCGACGAGTACGGCTACGCCGGCGCCGGGATCAACAAGATCCTGCAGCGCGCGGGGGTGACCGCGGGGGCCCTGTACTTCCACTTCAAGGACAAGCAGAACCTCGCGATGGAGGTGATGAACGCCCAGCGCGGCACGATCGAGCCGCATGTGCCCACGACCGGACTGCAGCGCCTGGTGGACATCACCCTCATCTGGTCGCACTCGCTGCAGGCCGACCCGATGCTGCGCGCCGGCGTCCGGCTCACCGGCGAGCAGGCCGCCTTCGGCCTACAGGACGCCACGCCGTACGCGGTGTGGGCCCGCAGCTTCGAGGAGTGTCTCGAAGCGGCGCGCGCGCAGGGCGAGTTGCGCGAGCACGTGCGCATCGGCGAGCTGGCCGAGTTCGTCGTCGGCGCGTGCACCGGCATGCAGGAGTACGCGCAGGTCGTCTCCCGGCGGGGCCGACCTGCCGCGCCGGACGGCGAACATGTGGCGCCTGCTGCTGCCCGGCGTCGCCACCGACGCGGCGCTCGGCGGGATCGAGAACAGCGAGGAGCGCGCTCTGTCCCTGTGGACGTCCGTGAGCGCGCCCGCCCAAGGGGAGGGACCCGCATCATGACCGACCGACCGCACCGCCCGCATCGCCTGCGCCTCGCCGCCGTCAACATCGACGGCGTGCTGCTCGCCGACACGTTCAGCCCGCTCATCCACCGGTTCGTCACCCGCCGCGGCGGCGTGTACTCGGCCGACGTCGAACGCAGTGTCTTCTCCCAGCGGCAGGCCGACGCCGGCCGCGCCATGGCGGCGGCGGTGCCGCAGCCGATGACCGGCGAGGAGGCCCTGGCCGCCTACTTCGAGGAGCGCGCCGCCCACCTCGCCGAGCACCCCGTGGAGGTCACCGAGGGAGCCGAGGCACTGCTGCGGCGGCTGCGCGCCGCCGGGCTCGAGGTGGTCTGCTACGGCGGCCTGGCCAAGACCCACTTCGACGAGCATCTCGGGGCGTACGCCGACCTGTTCACGCCGCCCCACTACATCTGCACCAACGACGTGCGCCCCGGGCTGCGGGAGATCACCGCCCGCTTCGGTCTGGAGCACGGCCAGGTGCTCTTCATCGACGACGTGGCCCGGGTCGCCGAGGCGGCGAGAGCGCTCGGGGCGCCGTTCATCGGCCGGCCCAGCCGGTTCGCACACAGCCACCAGGCCGAACTGATGCGAGAGGCCGGGGCACGCCATCTCGTGGACGGGCTCGACGAGATCGACCACACGCTGCTGCGCGCCCTGGACGAGGAGGCGGCCGCCGGCACGCTGTGGCCGGCCGGCACCGGCGAACGGGTGCCGACGGCACGCTAG